One window from the genome of Aliidongia dinghuensis encodes:
- the cobO gene encoding cob(I)yrinic acid a,c-diamide adenosyltransferase, with product MTETPEDFARADEKSKKRKEARDKIMATKTETKGLLMVHTGKGKGKSTAAFGVAFRALGHGMRVGIVQFVKGKWESGERAAFAKFGDQVTIHAHGEGFTWETQNRALDIASARAAWDLAVGMIEAARNEGAYDLLVFDELNIALRYDHLPVDEIVSVLQGRPEGLHIIVTGRNAKPELIEAADLVTEMEAVKHPFAAGIKAQKGIEF from the coding sequence ATGACCGAGACACCCGAGGACTTCGCCCGCGCCGACGAGAAGTCGAAGAAGCGCAAGGAAGCGCGCGACAAGATCATGGCGACCAAGACAGAGACCAAGGGCCTCTTGATGGTCCATACCGGCAAGGGTAAGGGCAAGTCGACCGCCGCGTTCGGCGTCGCGTTCCGCGCCTTGGGCCACGGCATGCGCGTCGGCATCGTGCAGTTCGTCAAGGGCAAGTGGGAATCGGGCGAGCGCGCCGCCTTCGCCAAGTTCGGCGACCAGGTGACGATCCATGCCCATGGCGAGGGCTTCACCTGGGAGACGCAAAACCGCGCGCTCGACATCGCGAGCGCCCGCGCCGCCTGGGATCTGGCGGTCGGCATGATCGAAGCGGCGCGGAACGAGGGCGCCTACGACCTGCTCGTCTTCGACGAGCTCAATATCGCACTGCGCTATGACCATCTGCCGGTCGACGAGATCGTGTCCGTGCTGCAGGGCCGGCCGGAAGGCCTCCACATCATCGTTACCGGCCGCAACGCCAAGCCGGAGCTGATCGAAGCGGCCGACCTCGTGACCGAGATGGAGGCGGTGAAGCACCCGTTCGCCGCCGGCATCAAGGCGCAGAAGGGCATCGAGTTTTGA